The following coding sequences are from one Chloroflexota bacterium window:
- a CDS encoding YihY/virulence factor BrkB family protein yields the protein MSRILAFLWALCLKFPPIMLVYRTVQEMKHDDATHMAAGVAYYSILSLFPLTIGILAVFSPLLPAETVEGALLDFLRTYLPGSDDAFRENLEATGGVRSALGIVSVLGMFWSASAIFGAISKAVNRAWDVHEDRPFYIDKVRHIAMAFSVGLLFILSVSTTTLLQFVDDIAGRNGGMMQVLEQDTVNTMARVLPFVFSLAIFLMVYKYVPNTVTHWRYIWPGALLAALAFEVGKGFFILYLDRFADFEMVYGSLGTVVVLMLWTYVSALTLIIGAEFTSEYERMLRGVERGRVIPRAGHH from the coding sequence ATGTCTCGTATCCTGGCGTTCCTGTGGGCGCTGTGCCTCAAGTTTCCGCCAATCATGCTCGTGTACCGCACGGTGCAGGAGATGAAGCATGACGACGCCACGCATATGGCCGCCGGCGTCGCCTACTACTCCATCCTTTCGCTGTTTCCGCTGACCATTGGCATCCTCGCCGTGTTCAGCCCGTTGCTGCCGGCCGAGACCGTTGAGGGCGCGCTCCTCGACTTCCTGCGCACCTACCTGCCCGGCTCCGACGACGCATTTCGAGAGAACCTGGAGGCCACCGGCGGCGTGCGCAGCGCCCTCGGCATCGTCAGTGTGCTTGGCATGTTCTGGTCCGCGAGCGCCATTTTCGGAGCCATCAGCAAGGCTGTGAACCGCGCCTGGGATGTGCACGAGGACCGGCCCTTCTACATCGACAAAGTCCGCCACATCGCGATGGCCTTCAGCGTGGGGCTCCTCTTCATCCTGTCCGTCTCGACCACCACACTCTTGCAGTTCGTGGACGACATAGCGGGCCGGAACGGCGGAATGATGCAGGTGCTTGAGCAGGACACGGTGAACACCATGGCCCGTGTGCTGCCCTTCGTGTTCAGCCTCGCCATCTTCCTGATGGTCTACAAATACGTGCCGAACACGGTCACGCACTGGCGGTACATCTGGCCTGGCGCGCTCCTGGCGGCCCTCGCGTTTGAGGTTGGCAAGGGCTTTTTCATTCTCTACCTGGACCGCTTCGCGGACTTCGAAATGGTGTACGGATCGCTGGGCACCGTCGTGGTGCTGATGCTCTGGACCTACGTCTCCGCCCTAACCCTCATCATCGGCGCGGAGTTCACCTCCGAGTATGAGCGCATGCTCCGCGGCGTCGAGCGCGGGCGCGTCATTCCGAGGGCCGGCCACCACTGA
- a CDS encoding ion transporter — translation MESRTFELFIIGVILANAVLLGLGTSPAIERDYGGLLHLGNQAALGIFIVEALMKLLALAPRSQRYFASGWNIFDFAVIVFSLVPATGQFAMVSRLARLLRVMRLITTVKELRVIVAALVRAIPSVGHVMVLMSIVVYIYAIMGYHLFAEEDPQYWRSLGISVLTLFNIVTLEGWVEIMNNVMDTYPWAWVYFTSFIIIGTFVVINMFIAIIVNSLDEAKSDALRALREPSTADDLLREIRETQAALQRLQERLDAEAEK, via the coding sequence GTGGAGTCCCGGACCTTCGAGCTCTTCATCATCGGCGTCATCCTGGCCAACGCCGTCCTGCTGGGCCTCGGCACCTCGCCGGCAATCGAGCGCGACTACGGCGGCCTGCTGCACCTGGGCAATCAGGCAGCCCTCGGCATCTTCATCGTAGAGGCGCTGATGAAGCTGCTGGCCCTCGCGCCGCGGTCGCAGCGGTACTTCGCGTCGGGCTGGAATATCTTCGACTTCGCCGTCATCGTGTTCTCGCTGGTCCCGGCCACCGGACAGTTCGCGATGGTGTCGCGCCTGGCGCGCCTCCTCCGTGTGATGCGGCTCATCACCACAGTCAAGGAGTTGCGCGTCATCGTGGCGGCGCTGGTGCGGGCCATCCCCAGCGTGGGGCACGTAATGGTGCTCATGAGCATCGTCGTCTACATATACGCCATCATGGGCTACCATCTCTTTGCCGAGGAAGATCCCCAGTACTGGCGCAGCTTGGGCATCTCCGTCCTGACCCTCTTCAACATCGTCACCCTTGAGGGCTGGGTGGAAATCATGAACAATGTGATGGACACTTACCCCTGGGCGTGGGTGTACTTCACCAGCTTCATCATCATCGGCACCTTTGTAGTCATCAACATGTTCATCGCCATCATCGTCAACAGCTTGGACGAGGCCAAGTCCGACGCCCTCCGCGCTCTCCGCGAGCCATCAACGGCGGACGATCTGCTGCGCGAGATCCGCGAGACCCAGGCGGCCCTGCAACGTCTGCAGGAGCGCCTCGACGCCGAGGCCGAGAAATAG
- a CDS encoding NAD(P)H-binding protein: MATHVVTGAFSYTGKYITRLLLAEGHTVRTLTGHPRPGDPLSKNVETFPLDFSDRDGLTRVLRGADTLFNTYWVRFPKGKTTFERAVENSRTLIGAAAAAARRLVHVSITNANSQSPLPYFRGKGLVEEAIADSGLSYAILRPTVIFGVEDILLNNIAWSVRRFPIMPIPGDGAYELQPIFVEDLAALAVEAVAGEDRAVMDAVGPERYSYRDLVRLIADAVGVRPRLLKLPADVALGMSRRLGMLLRDTMLTRDEVKGLTAGLLVSGEPPRGRTSLREWARGNADLLGRTYASEVARHYR; encoded by the coding sequence ATGGCGACGCATGTGGTCACCGGAGCGTTCAGCTACACGGGCAAGTACATCACCCGGCTGCTGTTGGCGGAGGGACACACGGTCAGGACGCTGACGGGCCACCCCCGGCCCGGCGACCCGCTGAGCAAGAACGTGGAGACCTTCCCGCTGGACTTCAGCGACCGCGATGGCCTGACACGGGTGCTGCGCGGGGCGGACACGCTGTTCAACACGTACTGGGTTCGTTTTCCTAAGGGCAAGACCACCTTTGAGCGGGCGGTGGAGAACTCGCGGACGCTCATCGGCGCGGCGGCGGCCGCGGCGCGGCGCCTGGTGCACGTCAGCATCACCAACGCAAACTCCCAGTCACCGCTGCCGTACTTCCGGGGGAAGGGGCTGGTGGAGGAGGCCATTGCGGACTCCGGCCTCTCCTACGCCATCCTGCGGCCCACAGTGATCTTTGGAGTGGAGGACATCCTGCTGAACAACATTGCGTGGTCCGTGCGCCGGTTTCCCATCATGCCCATACCCGGCGACGGCGCGTATGAGCTGCAGCCGATCTTTGTAGAGGACCTGGCGGCGCTGGCCGTCGAGGCCGTAGCGGGTGAGGACCGCGCCGTGATGGACGCCGTGGGGCCGGAGCGGTACAGCTACCGGGACCTGGTGCGGCTCATCGCGGACGCCGTCGGGGTGCGGCCCCGGCTGCTGAAGTTGCCGGCGGACGTGGCGCTGGGGATGTCGCGCAGGTTGGGGATGCTGCTGCGGGACACGATGCTCACCCGCGACGAGGTGAAGGGGCTGACGGCCGGCCTGCTGGTGTCCGGCGAGCCCCCGCGTGGCCGCACCTCGCTGCGCGAGTGGGCGCGCGGGAACGCGGACCTGCTCGGGCGCACGTACGCCTCGGAGGTGGCCCGCCACTACCGCTGA
- a CDS encoding NAD(P)H-binding protein has protein sequence MATHVITGAFSYTGKYIARRLLTEGHTLRTLTGRPRADDPFASEIEAFPLDFSSHTALTGAMHGADTLYNTYWIRFARGSMTFERALENTRALIGAAVDAGVRRIVHVSVTNASSASPLAYFRGKGLVEEAIHTSGLSYGIVRPTLVFGLEDVLVNNIAWTLRRMPVMAAASGGRFEFQPVYVDDVAEIAVAAGREDANVTWDAVGPDRTTTRDLIHLVARAIGRRALVMPLPPPLFRLSSTMLGLMLRDVIMTRDELASLMGGLLTSPDPPRGRTSLREWARENASSLGRRYASEVARHYR, from the coding sequence ATGGCAACGCATGTGATCACGGGAGCGTTCAGCTACACTGGCAAGTACATCGCCCGTCGGCTTCTAACCGAAGGCCACACGCTCCGAACGCTGACGGGCCGCCCCCGCGCGGACGACCCCTTCGCGTCCGAGATAGAGGCGTTCCCCCTCGACTTCAGCAGCCACACCGCCCTCACCGGCGCCATGCACGGCGCCGACACCCTCTATAACACCTACTGGATCCGCTTCGCCCGCGGCTCGATGACCTTCGAGCGAGCATTGGAGAACACCCGGGCGCTCATCGGCGCGGCGGTCGACGCGGGCGTGCGCCGCATCGTCCACGTCAGCGTCACAAACGCGTCCTCGGCCTCGCCTCTGGCGTACTTCCGCGGCAAGGGGCTGGTGGAGGAGGCCATCCACACGTCCGGGCTCTCCTACGGCATCGTGCGCCCGACGCTGGTGTTCGGGCTGGAGGACGTGCTCGTCAACAACATCGCGTGGACGCTCCGCCGCATGCCGGTCATGGCCGCGGCCAGTGGCGGCCGCTTCGAGTTCCAGCCGGTTTACGTCGACGACGTCGCCGAGATCGCCGTCGCCGCCGGCCGCGAGGACGCCAACGTGACCTGGGACGCCGTAGGCCCGGATCGGACTACCACCCGTGATCTCATCCACCTGGTAGCCCGCGCCATCGGCCGCCGTGCCCTGGTCATGCCCCTCCCGCCGCCGCTGTTCCGCCTCTCCTCGACGATGCTGGGCCTCATGCTGCGCGACGTCATCATGACCCGTGACGAGCTCGCCTCCCTCATGGGCGGACTCCTCACGTCGCCAGATCCCCCGCGTGGCCGCACCTCACTGCGCGAGTGGGCGCGCGAGAACGCCTCGTCGCTGGGACGCAGGTACGCCTCGGAGGTGGCGCGCCACTATCGGTGA
- a CDS encoding ABC transporter substrate-binding protein codes for MIARKCHGAALRALVYALVAALALAIAAGCGGDDGEASYRVGVMESLTGPGESYGVVANQSKQMALDEINAAGGVDGRPLEFVVEDSMCSAQGAVSAYKKLTSVDGVKIILGPSCSGAMLGAAPLAEADGVVLFSGMASNADIANAGDYIFRTQISDIEVGRLTGDLLWADGVRRLATITESTDYAEGVRGNTVERFHAHGGDVVAAEAFASDVTDYRSQLSKLLAASPDAVHLAPQSEFAAGAIIKQARELGYDGPIYAETVSLGATALEIAGDAATGMKAIAADIHPDNRKGQEVVASFRDRYGYVSLPWHLSSTYDDVFITAECLSRTRDDQDADGFRDCLYDITWSGAIGENYSFDENGEVVGLSRVVVQVLPLAERTADRTYVVLDLPVVDAP; via the coding sequence ATGATTGCACGGAAATGCCACGGGGCGGCCCTGCGAGCCCTTGTGTACGCGCTGGTGGCGGCGCTGGCGCTTGCCATAGCCGCGGGCTGCGGCGGTGACGACGGAGAAGCGTCCTACCGCGTCGGCGTCATGGAGTCGCTCACCGGCCCCGGCGAGTCCTACGGCGTTGTGGCCAACCAGTCCAAGCAGATGGCCCTGGACGAGATCAACGCCGCGGGCGGCGTCGACGGCCGTCCACTGGAGTTCGTGGTGGAAGACTCCATGTGCAGTGCCCAGGGCGCGGTGTCGGCCTACAAGAAGCTGACCTCCGTCGACGGCGTGAAGATTATCCTCGGCCCGTCCTGCAGCGGCGCCATGCTCGGCGCGGCGCCCCTCGCCGAGGCCGACGGCGTCGTCCTCTTCTCCGGCATGGCAAGCAACGCAGACATCGCCAACGCCGGCGACTACATCTTCCGCACGCAGATAAGCGACATCGAAGTTGGGCGGCTGACCGGTGACCTCCTTTGGGCCGACGGCGTCCGGCGGCTCGCGACCATCACCGAGTCCACGGACTACGCCGAGGGCGTCCGCGGCAACACCGTGGAGAGGTTCCATGCACACGGCGGCGATGTGGTCGCGGCGGAGGCTTTCGCGTCGGACGTCACTGACTACCGCTCGCAGCTCAGCAAGCTGCTGGCCGCATCGCCGGACGCCGTGCACCTTGCGCCCCAGTCGGAGTTCGCCGCGGGCGCAATCATCAAACAGGCCCGGGAGCTCGGCTACGACGGCCCCATCTACGCCGAGACAGTCTCGCTCGGTGCGACGGCGCTGGAGATCGCCGGCGATGCCGCCACGGGCATGAAGGCCATCGCCGCCGACATTCACCCGGACAACCGGAAGGGGCAGGAAGTCGTTGCCAGCTTCCGCGACCGGTACGGCTACGTGTCGCTGCCCTGGCATCTGAGCTCCACCTACGACGATGTCTTCATCACCGCCGAGTGCCTGAGCCGGACCCGCGACGACCAAGACGCGGACGGCTTCCGCGACTGCCTCTACGACATCACCTGGAGCGGGGCAATCGGCGAGAACTACAGCTTCGACGAGAACGGCGAGGTTGTCGGCCTCTCGCGCGTCGTGGTGCAGGTGCTCCCCCTGGCCGAGCGCACGGCGGACAGGACGTACGTCGTGCTGGACCTGCCCGTCGTGGACGCGCCCTAA